In Amphiura filiformis chromosome 2, Afil_fr2py, whole genome shotgun sequence, one DNA window encodes the following:
- the LOC140146885 gene encoding protein-L-histidine N-pros-methyltransferase-like isoform X1 encodes MSSIYTKQMVVVVLLLLLRTMDIEASRRIRNPFLQTVYEHHTNPIWDRQRLTQQFPVEKWYSCDIQQFPEHLQHLFIQCCLDNQTEVFLDKSYEKSDWFFTQMWHSLAKVFLGFVMSTTSVNGLLGRGSMFVFSTNQFRTLLGISETWKADHLLDLGAGDGAVTQQIAAHFRQITTTEMSPTMQWRLGQKGYRVVNINEWAGPTCRYDVISCLNLIDRCDQPISILHDIHRSLSPGGMAIISLVLPFKPFVESGALQNKPSEQLNIEGRSWEHQAASFINNVLLPAGFTLQSFTRLPYLCEGDMSRPFYSLDDAVFIVKADSTGIEHQGWCNARTQDSIDL; translated from the exons ATGAGCTCAATTTATACCAAACAGATG GTTGTTGTTGTATTGCTGCTGTTGCTACGCACCATGGATATTGAAGCCTCACGTCGCATACGGAATCCATTTCTACAGACGGTCTATGAACATCATACAAACCCTATATGGGATAGGCAGAGACTCACCCAGCAATTCCCTGTGGAGaag TGGTACAGTTGTGATATCCAACAATTTCCTGAGCATTTACAGCATCTGTTCATCCAATGTTGCCTCGACAACCAAACAGAAGTGTTTCTAGATAAAAGTTATGAGAAATCTGATTGGTTTTTCACCCAAATGTGGCATTCATTGGCTAAAGTGTTTCTAGGTTTTGTCATGTCTACAACGTCTGTCAATGG GTTGCTAGGGAGAGGTTCCATGTTTGTTTTTTCCACTAACCAATTCAGGACTTTACTTGGAATCAGTGAGACCTGGAAAGCTGATCACCTGCTGGATCTAGGTGCTGGTGATGGCGCTGTCACTCAACAAATTGCCGCTCATTTCAGACAAATAACGACAACAGAGATGTCCCCTACCATGCAGTGGAGGTTGGGACAGAAAGGATATAG AGTTGTGAATATCAATGAGTGGGCagggcctacatgtaggtatGATGTCATCAGCTGTTTGAATTTGATCGACAGATGTGACCAGCCAATCAGCATTTTGCATGACATCCATAGATCATTATCGCCGGGAGGCATGGCTATTATATCTCTTGTGTTGCCTTTCAAACCATTTGTAGAATCAG GTGCTTTACAAAACAAACCTTCAGAACAACTCAACATTGAGGGCAGATCATGGGAGCATCAGGCAGCGAGTTTTATCAACAATGTCCTTCTACCAGCAGGTTTCACTCTACAAAGTTTTACAAGGTTGCCTTATTTATGCGAAGGTGACATGAGTAGGCCATTTTATAGCTTGGACGATGCTGTGTTTATTGTTAAAGCTGACAGTACTGGAATTGAACACCAAGGTTGGTGTAATGCTAGAACTCAGGACAGTATTGATTTATGA
- the LOC140146885 gene encoding protein-L-histidine N-pros-methyltransferase-like isoform X2, whose product MDIEASRRIRNPFLQTVYEHHTNPIWDRQRLTQQFPVEKWYSCDIQQFPEHLQHLFIQCCLDNQTEVFLDKSYEKSDWFFTQMWHSLAKVFLGFVMSTTSVNGLLGRGSMFVFSTNQFRTLLGISETWKADHLLDLGAGDGAVTQQIAAHFRQITTTEMSPTMQWRLGQKGYRVVNINEWAGPTCRYDVISCLNLIDRCDQPISILHDIHRSLSPGGMAIISLVLPFKPFVESGALQNKPSEQLNIEGRSWEHQAASFINNVLLPAGFTLQSFTRLPYLCEGDMSRPFYSLDDAVFIVKADSTGIEHQGWCNARTQDSIDL is encoded by the exons ATGGATATTGAAGCCTCACGTCGCATACGGAATCCATTTCTACAGACGGTCTATGAACATCATACAAACCCTATATGGGATAGGCAGAGACTCACCCAGCAATTCCCTGTGGAGaag TGGTACAGTTGTGATATCCAACAATTTCCTGAGCATTTACAGCATCTGTTCATCCAATGTTGCCTCGACAACCAAACAGAAGTGTTTCTAGATAAAAGTTATGAGAAATCTGATTGGTTTTTCACCCAAATGTGGCATTCATTGGCTAAAGTGTTTCTAGGTTTTGTCATGTCTACAACGTCTGTCAATGG GTTGCTAGGGAGAGGTTCCATGTTTGTTTTTTCCACTAACCAATTCAGGACTTTACTTGGAATCAGTGAGACCTGGAAAGCTGATCACCTGCTGGATCTAGGTGCTGGTGATGGCGCTGTCACTCAACAAATTGCCGCTCATTTCAGACAAATAACGACAACAGAGATGTCCCCTACCATGCAGTGGAGGTTGGGACAGAAAGGATATAG AGTTGTGAATATCAATGAGTGGGCagggcctacatgtaggtatGATGTCATCAGCTGTTTGAATTTGATCGACAGATGTGACCAGCCAATCAGCATTTTGCATGACATCCATAGATCATTATCGCCGGGAGGCATGGCTATTATATCTCTTGTGTTGCCTTTCAAACCATTTGTAGAATCAG GTGCTTTACAAAACAAACCTTCAGAACAACTCAACATTGAGGGCAGATCATGGGAGCATCAGGCAGCGAGTTTTATCAACAATGTCCTTCTACCAGCAGGTTTCACTCTACAAAGTTTTACAAGGTTGCCTTATTTATGCGAAGGTGACATGAGTAGGCCATTTTATAGCTTGGACGATGCTGTGTTTATTGTTAAAGCTGACAGTACTGGAATTGAACACCAAGGTTGGTGTAATGCTAGAACTCAGGACAGTATTGATTTATGA